In Dyadobacter subterraneus, a single genomic region encodes these proteins:
- a CDS encoding T9SS type A sorting domain-containing protein: MSAFYRIVLLLCLCSSASYATHLLGGEIKAVNLTGQTYRISAQIYFDVTPQASGASAAQDAIMLCFGDGNTAQVKRTSFNVLTGDQSGVAVGTYEVTYTYPSAGIFQISTNIANRTSSLLNFANSEFSEMFLWTVIDTQVSNSTPVLPLPVFTAGSKQIFKIDLKSTVTDSDSTTAHLQRLSKTSPGTCGVRSLNESYIYPNDVNKKGTFYVDQTAKKLVWNAPELLGKYIYAVVIDEWRDGIKISETYREGLITVIDKPGQTVEIPPYVPVNDSGLVTSLPDSDNLAMVVDAYPVPTEDFLTVSVKSATATTLRIELINMNGQIVRQINTTESLTQWSQPLDLRQMAKGIYIIRVTDQLGKFVTRKVAR, encoded by the coding sequence ATGTCCGCTTTTTACAGAATAGTACTTTTACTTTGCCTATGCAGTTCAGCCAGTTATGCCACACATCTTCTTGGTGGTGAGATTAAAGCTGTAAATTTAACAGGCCAAACATATAGAATTAGTGCACAAATTTATTTTGATGTAACACCTCAGGCTTCCGGGGCTTCGGCGGCACAGGATGCAATTATGCTGTGCTTTGGTGACGGAAATACTGCTCAGGTAAAGCGAACCAGTTTCAATGTATTAACGGGAGATCAAAGTGGTGTTGCTGTTGGTACTTACGAGGTAACATACACTTATCCGTCAGCCGGTATCTTCCAGATTTCTACAAACATTGCTAATCGGACATCAAGTCTGCTTAATTTCGCCAATTCTGAATTTTCAGAGATGTTTTTGTGGACTGTAATTGATACACAGGTTTCAAACTCGACGCCAGTACTGCCACTTCCTGTTTTTACTGCCGGATCAAAACAAATATTCAAAATTGATTTAAAATCTACGGTTACAGATTCCGACAGCACGACTGCTCATTTACAAAGATTAAGCAAAACTTCTCCGGGAACCTGTGGTGTCCGCAGTCTGAATGAGAGCTACATATATCCTAACGACGTAAATAAAAAAGGAACATTTTATGTTGACCAGACTGCTAAAAAACTGGTCTGGAATGCTCCTGAACTTTTGGGAAAATATATTTATGCCGTTGTAATTGATGAATGGAGAGATGGTATTAAAATATCAGAAACCTACCGCGAAGGCTTGATTACAGTAATTGATAAACCGGGACAGACTGTTGAAATTCCACCATATGTACCTGTAAATGACTCGGGGCTGGTTACTTCATTACCAGATTCGGATAATTTGGCAATGGTTGTTGACGCATATCCTGTACCAACGGAAGATTTCCTTACCGTAAGTGTGAAGAGCGCCACAGCCACTACCCTTCGCATTGAGCTGATCAATATGAATGGCCAGATAGTTCGCCAGATTAATACAACTGAAAGTCTTACGCAATGGAGCCAGCCATTGGATTTGCGTCAAATGGCAAAAGGGATATATATAATTCGCGTGACGGATCAACTGGGCAAATTTGTCACAAGGAAAGTTGCGCGTTAG